A genomic stretch from Flavobacterium humidisoli includes:
- a CDS encoding DUF1572 family protein, protein MSADQSYLESARKQFLYYKTLGEKAIEQLEPQQLFISVNEDTNSIATIIKHISGNMLSRWTDFLTTDGEKEWRNRDSEFENDLQSKEEVLEVWNKGWNCLENALQSLKSEQLSDIIYIRNEGHTVIEAINRQLAHYPYHVGQIVFYAKQMKNSEWNSLSIPKNKSGNYNAEKFAKEKEIKNFTDDELKKLK, encoded by the coding sequence ATGAGTGCCGATCAATCTTATCTAGAAAGTGCCAGAAAGCAGTTTTTATATTATAAAACTCTTGGCGAAAAAGCCATTGAGCAACTTGAACCTCAACAGCTTTTTATTAGTGTAAATGAAGATACCAACAGTATTGCCACAATAATAAAACACATTTCGGGCAATATGCTTTCCCGCTGGACTGATTTTTTAACTACCGATGGTGAAAAAGAATGGCGCAATAGAGATTCTGAATTTGAAAACGATTTACAATCTAAAGAAGAAGTTCTCGAAGTCTGGAACAAAGGCTGGAATTGTCTTGAAAATGCTTTACAAAGTTTAAAATCAGAACAGCTTTCAGATATTATTTATATTAGAAACGAAGGTCATACGGTTATTGAAGCTATCAATCGTCAATTGGCACACTATCCGTATCATGTCGGACAGATTGTTTTTTATGCCAAACAGATGAAAAACAGTGAATGGAATAGTTTATCGATTCCAAAAAACAAATCAGGAAATTATAACGCTGAAAAGTTTGCCAAAGAAAAAGAAATCAAGAACTTTACCGATGATGAATTAAAAAAATTGAAATGA
- a CDS encoding DUF6095 family protein — translation MATNRQLLGKGIKYLTGALPLMFLGPTLIYNAFQNQHTNWHYLVLGIGILACLSSMLLIFLGLKIIMKGIFND, via the coding sequence ATGGCAACAAACAGACAATTATTAGGAAAAGGAATTAAATATTTAACAGGTGCTTTGCCTTTAATGTTCCTTGGGCCAACATTGATATATAATGCTTTTCAAAATCAGCATACCAATTGGCATTATTTAGTTTTAGGAATTGGAATTTTGGCTTGCTTATCTTCTATGCTTTTGATCTTTTTGGGATTGAAAATTATTATGAAAGGTATATTTAATGATTAA
- a CDS encoding pentapeptide repeat-containing protein: protein MEALIHIQKTFEKVVYIDKKINNREFEDCVFKNCDFSNSNFNSNTFLDCEFIDCNLSMTSLAGTSLKNVTFKNCKLLGIAFNECDDFLFQVYFDECVLDYALFSNKKMPKTKFVNSSVREVTFIGTNLTSSVFDNCDLDGAIFNETQLASVNFKTAYNYKIDPEFNPMKKAQFSTDGIVGLLDKYDIKIV, encoded by the coding sequence ATGGAAGCTCTAATTCACATTCAGAAAACATTTGAGAAAGTTGTTTATATTGACAAAAAAATAAATAATCGCGAGTTTGAAGATTGTGTTTTTAAAAACTGTGACTTTTCTAACAGTAATTTCAATTCTAACACTTTTTTGGATTGCGAATTTATTGACTGTAATCTTTCTATGACAAGTTTGGCAGGAACAAGTTTAAAGAACGTCACTTTTAAAAACTGCAAACTTTTAGGAATTGCATTTAATGAATGTGATGATTTTCTATTTCAAGTTTATTTTGATGAATGCGTTCTCGATTATGCATTATTTTCAAATAAAAAAATGCCAAAAACTAAGTTCGTTAATTCTTCTGTTCGTGAAGTAACTTTTATTGGAACCAATTTAACGAGTTCTGTTTTTGACAATTGTGATCTTGATGGAGCTATTTTTAATGAAACACAATTAGCATCGGTCAATTTTAAAACCGCTTACAATTACAAAATCGATCCTGAATTTAATCCGATGAAAAAAGCGCAATTTTCTACTGATGGAATTGTCGGGTTATTAGATAAATATGATATCAAAATCGTTTAG
- the murQ gene encoding N-acetylmuramic acid 6-phosphate etherase, with protein sequence MTFTKTTEQASKYEHLEKMSVHELLSNINKEDKTVPYAVEKALPQIEALIPQIVDKLKLGGRLFYIGAGTSGRLGVVDASECPPTFGVPFDLVNGIIAGGDTAIRRAVENAEDNPTQAWIDLQNHKIDSNDVVIGIAASGTTPYVIGGLETCNQNNIITGCITCNAGSPLALTAQFPIEVVVGPEFVTGSSRMKAGTAQKLVLNMISTAAMIKLGKVRGNKMVDMQLSNVKLVDRGVKMIMDEILVSYDEASELLKKYGSVRNAVDNYNK encoded by the coding sequence ATGACATTTACGAAAACTACTGAACAAGCTTCAAAATATGAACATTTAGAGAAGATGTCTGTTCATGAATTGTTATCTAATATAAACAAAGAAGACAAAACTGTGCCGTATGCAGTCGAAAAAGCTTTGCCTCAAATAGAAGCTTTGATTCCGCAGATAGTAGACAAATTAAAACTTGGCGGCAGATTGTTTTATATTGGAGCAGGAACTTCTGGCCGACTTGGTGTTGTTGATGCTTCTGAATGTCCGCCAACTTTTGGCGTTCCTTTTGACTTAGTAAATGGCATTATTGCAGGTGGAGACACAGCAATTAGACGTGCAGTAGAAAACGCAGAAGATAACCCTACACAAGCTTGGATTGATCTTCAAAACCATAAAATCGATTCTAATGATGTTGTAATCGGAATTGCGGCTTCAGGGACAACTCCTTATGTTATCGGGGGCTTAGAAACTTGTAACCAAAACAACATTATTACAGGTTGTATTACTTGTAATGCTGGAAGTCCGCTGGCATTGACGGCGCAATTTCCTATTGAGGTTGTAGTTGGTCCAGAATTTGTAACTGGAAGCTCTAGAATGAAAGCTGGAACTGCACAGAAACTGGTTTTAAACATGATTTCGACTGCAGCTATGATTAAGTTAGGAAAAGTAAGAGGAAACAAAATGGTCGATATGCAGTTGAGCAATGTAAAACTGGTTGATCGTGGCGTAAAAATGATTATGGACGAGATTTTGGTTTCGTATGACGAAGCTTCTGAATTATTGAAAAAATATGGCAGCGTAAGAAATGCTGTTGACAATTATAACAAATAG
- a CDS encoding helix-turn-helix domain-containing protein encodes MDQLDLLQGIARISVFVSLLMAFFLLTVKTENKLANRLFALFFIFSAIDLSGFFMYMYTENHRNLEIFRSTFCLLGMPSFYLYVLAVCYSDFRLKWKHTIHLLPFIVVNVLFIPRIYKSIEEGNFIGPLNQMSEIYFIQILIEFQYIFYIVSVFLILKKYKEIYLENYTNPSVSTYKWLFQMTCVFLVAHSIVALKNILRYSGFREVFLWANVLVGTIALFITCWFIMKALKYPELFRGVNSKLVLTKDILPEIDEKPEAVTQQNDLINAQISTLKQYMIEKEPFLDPSLTIQELANQISIPVRDLSILINHHIDQHFFDFVNEYRIQKAMQILRDRSKSQLTILEILYEVGFNSKSSFNTSFKKYTNLTPTAYRNS; translated from the coding sequence ATGGATCAATTAGATTTATTACAGGGAATTGCTCGAATTTCTGTTTTCGTTTCCTTATTAATGGCATTTTTTCTGCTAACCGTAAAAACAGAAAATAAACTGGCAAACCGCTTGTTTGCTTTGTTCTTTATTTTTTCGGCTATTGATCTCAGCGGGTTTTTTATGTATATGTATACTGAGAATCATCGAAATCTAGAGATTTTTAGATCTACTTTTTGTTTGTTAGGTATGCCTTCGTTTTATCTTTATGTACTGGCAGTCTGTTATTCTGATTTTAGATTAAAATGGAAACATACCATTCACCTTCTTCCTTTTATCGTGGTAAACGTACTTTTTATTCCTAGAATTTATAAAAGTATTGAAGAAGGAAATTTTATAGGTCCTCTCAATCAAATGTCTGAGATTTATTTTATACAGATTTTAATAGAATTTCAGTACATTTTTTATATCGTAAGTGTATTTTTGATTTTGAAGAAATACAAAGAAATTTATCTAGAAAATTATACCAATCCGAGCGTTTCTACTTATAAATGGCTTTTTCAAATGACTTGTGTGTTTCTTGTTGCACATTCTATTGTAGCTTTAAAAAATATACTGAGATATAGTGGTTTTAGAGAGGTTTTTCTTTGGGCCAATGTATTGGTAGGGACCATAGCTTTATTTATAACGTGCTGGTTTATAATGAAAGCTTTAAAATATCCAGAACTTTTTAGAGGTGTAAATTCTAAATTAGTATTAACAAAAGATATTCTGCCAGAAATTGATGAAAAGCCAGAAGCTGTAACCCAACAAAATGATTTGATCAACGCACAAATTAGTACATTAAAACAATATATGATTGAGAAAGAGCCATTTCTCGATCCGTCGCTTACTATTCAGGAATTGGCCAATCAGATTAGTATTCCCGTTCGCGATTTATCTATTTTAATAAATCATCATATCGATCAGCATTTTTTTGATTTTGTGAACGAATATCGCATCCAAAAAGCCATGCAAATTTTAAGAGATCGATCAAAAAGTCAATTAACTATTCTAGAAATATTGTACGAAGTTGGTTTTAACTCAAAATCTTCTTTTAATACTTCATTTAAAAAGTATACCAATTTAACGCCGACAGCCTACAGAAATAGTTGA
- a CDS encoding DNA topoisomerase IV has protein sequence MKKIVFLFPILVLASCYNAEHNCKDFKTGKFKFETEVNGEKKTTYFERKDDIEIETYEGKTDTATIRWVSDCEYVLQKKHPKNMAEEKAISMKILNTSKDSYTFEFGLVGSEEKQRGTVYKVD, from the coding sequence ATGAAAAAAATAGTATTCTTATTCCCTATTTTGGTTTTAGCGTCATGCTATAACGCCGAACACAATTGCAAGGATTTTAAAACTGGTAAATTTAAATTTGAAACTGAAGTTAACGGCGAAAAAAAAACAACTTATTTTGAGCGTAAAGACGATATAGAAATTGAAACCTACGAAGGAAAAACCGATACTGCAACCATACGCTGGGTAAGTGACTGTGAATATGTATTGCAAAAGAAACATCCTAAAAATATGGCCGAAGAAAAAGCGATCAGCATGAAGATTTTAAACACTTCTAAGGATTCTTATACATTTGAATTTGGCTTGGTTGGTTCTGAAGAAAAACAGCGAGGTACAGTTTATAAAGTTGATTAA
- a CDS encoding DUF294 nucleotidyltransferase-like domain-containing protein: MKNTISQRVADFLKNYPPFNFLHQRDLEKLSEQISIIYKEKDAVIFAENDKTHDSFYVVHKGAVALKKSTKNTVLDMCDEGDIFGLRPLLAQENYIMEAVAHEESILYAIPIAVFKPYALENRNVGNFLIESYASNTRNPYSDIHKDKLYGDDQLNENLHSSNHSFDLAPIKYSKKIVTCSPSTTVKEIAKIMNKKKVGAILIVDEMLPIGILTDKDLRNKIVTGDFPITTTAEMIMTKPVITYPKKMTVTEAQMAMMKSNISHLCLTKDGTVNSKAVGILSKHDVMVALGNNPAVLIKALKRTKKIKEIKPIRNRIMQLLQGYLDQNIPMTLITKIITELNEACTNRVIEICLEKMSSPPPVKFAWLALGSQGRGEQMLHTDQDNAIVYENVNDVFRDETKIYFLKFAGLVNKGLFEIGYDYCPAEMMASNPKWCMSVDEWKSHVHHWITNPGKNEVLLSFIFFDYSLTYGDTEVANQLSDYIFEDLKANPIFYMHLVSGALQSPSPTGFFRQFLVEQDGANKDNFDIKRRALMPLTDAARVLILSHSVKSISNTAERFEKLAELEPNNRELYLSCSYSFKALLKFRTKQGLLHHDSGQFIELESLTKMEKIKLKRTFKTIKELQELISVRFNISNLV; the protein is encoded by the coding sequence ATGAAAAATACCATTTCGCAGAGAGTTGCCGATTTTTTAAAAAATTATCCGCCGTTTAATTTTCTTCATCAGAGAGATTTAGAAAAGCTTTCTGAACAGATTTCTATTATTTATAAAGAAAAAGATGCTGTCATTTTTGCTGAAAATGACAAAACCCACGATTCTTTTTATGTGGTTCATAAAGGCGCTGTGGCACTTAAAAAAAGCACTAAAAATACCGTTTTAGATATGTGCGATGAAGGTGATATTTTTGGATTGCGTCCGTTATTGGCACAAGAAAATTATATAATGGAAGCTGTGGCTCACGAAGAAAGTATCTTGTATGCCATTCCCATTGCGGTTTTTAAACCTTATGCACTCGAGAATAGAAACGTTGGTAATTTCTTGATTGAAAGTTATGCTTCAAACACTCGAAATCCGTATTCAGACATTCATAAAGATAAATTATATGGTGATGATCAGTTAAATGAAAATCTGCATTCGAGCAATCATTCTTTTGACTTGGCGCCCATAAAATATTCAAAAAAAATTGTGACCTGCAGTCCTTCAACTACGGTAAAAGAGATTGCAAAAATCATGAATAAGAAAAAAGTTGGTGCAATTTTGATTGTTGATGAAATGCTTCCAATTGGTATTTTGACAGATAAAGATCTTCGAAATAAAATCGTTACAGGAGATTTTCCTATTACAACCACTGCCGAAATGATAATGACTAAACCTGTTATTACCTATCCTAAAAAAATGACCGTTACCGAGGCGCAAATGGCAATGATGAAAAGTAATATCAGTCATTTGTGTTTAACGAAAGATGGAACAGTAAATAGCAAAGCAGTCGGTATTTTATCGAAACACGACGTTATGGTTGCGCTCGGAAACAATCCTGCAGTTTTAATTAAAGCCTTAAAACGAACTAAAAAAATTAAGGAAATAAAACCTATTCGTAATCGTATTATGCAGTTATTGCAAGGCTATTTGGATCAAAATATTCCGATGACTTTGATTACGAAAATCATTACTGAACTTAACGAAGCTTGCACCAATCGTGTTATTGAGATTTGCTTAGAAAAAATGAGCAGTCCGCCACCCGTAAAATTTGCTTGGCTCGCGCTTGGAAGTCAAGGTCGTGGAGAGCAGATGTTACATACAGATCAAGATAATGCCATTGTTTATGAAAATGTAAATGACGTTTTTAGAGATGAAACTAAAATCTATTTTCTAAAATTTGCCGGACTTGTCAATAAGGGACTTTTTGAAATTGGATACGATTATTGTCCTGCCGAAATGATGGCTTCGAACCCAAAATGGTGTATGAGCGTAGACGAATGGAAAAGTCATGTGCATCATTGGATTACAAATCCTGGTAAAAATGAGGTCTTATTGTCCTTTATTTTCTTTGATTATAGTTTAACTTACGGAGATACCGAAGTAGCAAATCAATTGTCTGATTATATTTTTGAAGATTTAAAAGCTAATCCTATTTTTTATATGCATTTGGTGAGTGGAGCCCTGCAAAGCCCTTCTCCTACTGGTTTCTTCAGACAGTTTTTGGTAGAACAAGATGGTGCAAACAAAGATAATTTTGATATTAAACGAAGAGCTTTAATGCCATTGACAGATGCTGCACGTGTTTTAATTTTATCTCATTCGGTAAAATCGATTAGCAATACAGCAGAGCGCTTTGAAAAATTAGCAGAACTGGAACCTAACAATAGAGAATTATATCTATCATGCTCCTATTCGTTCAAAGCTTTATTGAAATTTAGAACCAAACAAGGTCTTTTGCATCATGATTCTGGCCAGTTCATCGAATTGGAATCTTTGACCAAAATGGAAAAAATTAAGCTGAAACGTACTTTTAAAACCATTAAGGAACTTCAGGAACTTATTTCGGTACGTTTTAATATCTCAAATCTGGTATAA